A single region of the Anguilla rostrata isolate EN2019 chromosome 11, ASM1855537v3, whole genome shotgun sequence genome encodes:
- the prdm16 gene encoding histone-lysine N-methyltransferase PRDM16 isoform X4, translating to MGCVVNSTGTELLFQLEAAQLSQLRHLTENKKIYYKAIRDIEVGEELLVYMKDGVFPEGTMAPHLEDEPMYRCEDCDELFPSKPDLRRHQKYSCSSAGSLFDALGDDFKQEREDSDGPVHECKDCEKIFPNEYSLGQHMIVHTEEREYKCDQCPKAFNWKSNLIRHQMSHDSGKRFECENCDKVFTDPSNLQRHIRSQHVGARAHTCPECGKTFATSSGLKQHKHIHSSVKPFICKCRPPCLSLRYNSECPKAFRLSPPQPSDSSNFIGEVCHKSYTQFSNLCRHKRMHADCRTQIKCKDCGQMFSTTSSLNKHRRFCEGKNHYAPGGMFTPGIPMTSSPIMGKSKSHQGLNHVGLGFSDYFPSRPHAGLPFSPTPPAFPTLSHGFPGIFPPSLYPRPPLLPPSPLLKSPLNSSQDGKHPRGPLDPGGLPVVSSLNNNGNGGHGNQLHDKAESKLDASYPNSKSKVKMSDVSDGSDLEDVNTTSGTDLDTTTGTVSGSDLDSDAESDRDKGRRKAAQEPKQDDVSSSSVSISSSGNLPCDRPLLASHHSFFPPPDEQALPPSGAATDSIKAIASIAEKYFGPGFMGLQEKKMGSLPYHSMFPFQFLPNFPHSLYPFTDRALNPGMFFKAEPKSPREPLQKMGVPGAESPFDLTVKPKEAKLPVPASKLAPPTSTPLLSGEEPLDLSIGSRSRASHNGGTPEKRRNHVYGGGKGLPKDEHPALPPQHHHHPHPHVLHQPLPQHQQPLPQPAPPQQQPSLHYAKPSPFFMDPIYSRVEKRKLIDPVGALKEKYLRPSPLLFHPQMSAIENMTEKLESFSSLKLDAPGSLQHSSHHLFNFRSPPPSLSDAILRKGKERYTCRYCGKIFPRSANLTRHLRTHTGEQPYRCKYCDRSFSISSNLQRHVRNIHNKEKPFKCHLCNRCFGQQTNLDRHLKKHEHENIPVSQHSGILSNLGTNISSPNSETDNHALLDEKEDSYFSEIRNFISNSELNQASSSTDKRPDLQEEERPQSHAFPNSKLSGRAAEEEDEEAEGDDEDEDGSLTEKSQDEAASPAALPQGTFEDEEEPASLSMSYEHTRRCIEEEDAGLLDLDPLPSFNKGLDLHKATEEPFDVKDIFNTSLESEALKETLYRQAKTQAYAMMLSLSENNPLHASSQNSLDAWLNMGGGTSETSSFHPLNHI from the exons ATGGGTTGTGTTGTGAACTCCACGGGGACAGAACTGCTATTCCAACTGGAAGCTGCTCAACTTTCCCAACTTCGCCACCTTACGGAAAACAAAAAG aTTTATTATAAAGCTATTAGGGATATTGAAGTGGGGGAGGAGCTTCTGGTTTATATGAAGGACGGAGTTTTTCCCGAGGGAACCATGGCGCCTCACCTAGAAG ACGAGCCCATGTACCGCTGCGAGGACTGCGACGAGCTCTTCCCCTCCAAGCCGGACCTGCGGCGCCACCAGAAGTACTCCTGCAGCAGCGCCGGCTCCCTGTTCGACGCGCTGGGCGACGACTTCAAGCAGGAGCGCGAGGACAGCGACGGGCCCGTGCACGAGTGCAAGGACTGCGAGAAGATCTTCCCCAACGAGTACAG TCTCGGCCAGCACATGATCGTCCACACGGAAGAGCGCGAGTACAAGTGCGACCAGTGCCCCAAAGCCTTCAACTGGAAGTCCAACCTCATTCGCCATCAGATGTCACATGACAGTGGCAAGCGGTTCGAGTGCGAAAACTGTGACAAG gtcttcACAGACCCCAGTAACCTGCAGCGTCACATCCGCTCGCAGCACGTGGGGGCCCGCGCCCACACTTGCCCAGAATGTGGCAAGACCTTCGCCACCTCCTCTGGTCTCAAGCAGCACAAGCACATTCACAGCAGTGTCAAACCTTTCATCTGTAAGTGCCGGCCTCCTTGTCTAAGCCTCAGATATAATAGCGAGTGTCCAAAGGCCTTCCGTCTATCTCCACCCCAACCCAGTGACAGCTCTAATTTTATAG GTGAGGTGTGTCACAAATCCTACACCCAGTTCTCCAACCTCTGCCGCCACAAACGAATGCACGCAGACTGTCGCACCCAGATCAAGTGCAAGGACTGCGGCCAGATGTTCAGCACTACCTCCTCCCTCAACAAGCACCGGCGCTTCTGCGAGGGCAAGAACCATTACGCCCCCGGGGGCATGTTCACGCCGGGCATCCCCATGACCTCCAGCCCCATCATGGGCAAGTCCAAATCCCACCAGGGCCTGAACCACGTCGGCCTGGGCTTCAGCGATTACTTCCCCTCGCGCCCGCACGCGGGCCTGCCCTTCTCCCCGACCCCGCCAGCCTTCCCCACGCTCTCGCACGGGTTCCCCGGCATCTTCCCCCCGTCGCTGTacccccggccccccctctTACCCCCGAGCCCCCTCCTGAAGAGTCCCCTCAACAGCAGCCAGGACGGGAAGCATCCCAGGGGCCCTCTGGACCCCGGCGGCCTCCCCGTGGTCTCCTCTCTCAACAACAACGGCAACGGCGGCCACGGCAACCAGCTGCACGACAAGGCCGAGTCCAAGCTGGACGCCTCCTACCCGAACAGCAAGTCCAAGGTGAAAATGAGCGACGTGTCGGACGGGAGCGACCTGGAGGACGTCAACACCACCAGCGGGACGGACCTGGACACCACCACGGGGACGGTGTCGGGGTCGGACCTGGACAGCGACGCCGAGAGCGACCGCGACAAGGGCCGGCGGAAGGCGGCGCAGGAGCCCAAGCAGGACGACGTCAGCAGCAGCTCGGTGTCCATCTCCAGCTCGGGCAACCTGCCGTGCGACCGGCCGCTGCTGGCCTCCCACCACTCCTTCTTCCCGCCGCCCGACGAGCAGGCGCTGCCGCCCTCCGGCGCCGCCACCGACTCCATCAAGGCCATCGCCTCCATCGCCGAGAAGTACTTCGGCCCCGGCTTCATGGGCCTGCAGGAGAAGAAGATGGGCTCCCTGCCCTACCATTCCATGTTCCCCTTCCAGTTCCTGCCCAACTTCCCGCATTCCTTGTACCCCTTCACAGACCGCGCCCTGAACCCCGGAATGTTCTTCAAGGCGGAGCCCAAGTCTCCCAGGGAGCCCCTGCAGAAGATGGGGGTCCCCGGCGCCGAGTCGCCCTTCGACCTCACCGTCAAGCCCAAGGAGGCCAAGCTGCCGGTGCCCGCCAGCaagctggccccgcccaccagcacGCCCCTCCTGTCGGGGGAGGAGCCTCTGGACCTCAGCATCGGCAGCCGGAGCCGGGCCAGCCACAACGGGGGCACCCCGGAGAAGCGGAGGAACCACGTGTACGGGGGCGGAAAGGGGCTCCCCAAGGACGagcaccccgccctgcccccccagcaccaccaccacccccacccccacgtcctgcaccagcccctcccccagcaccagcagcccctcccccagccggCCCCGCCCCAGCAGCAGCCCTCCCTCCATTACGCCAAGCCCTCTCCCTTCTTCATGGATCCAATCTACAG CAGGGTGGAGAAGAGGAAGCTGATTGATCCTGTAGGGGCACTGAAAGAGAAATACctgcgcccctcccccctgctcttCCACCCGCAG ATGTCCGCCATCGAGAACATGACGGAGAAGCTGGAGAGCTTCAGCTCCCTGAAGCTGGACGCGCCCGGCTCCCTGCAGCACTCCTCGCATCACCTCTTCAACTTCCGCTCGCCGCCCCCCTCGCTCTCCGACGCCATCCTCCGCAAAGGGAAGGAGCGCTACACCTGCAG GTACTGTGGGAAAATCTTTCCCAGGTCAGCTAATCTTACCAGGCACttacgaacacacacaggggagcagCCCTACAG ATGTAAATACTGTGACCGGTCCTTTAGTATCTCCTCGAACCTCCAGCGACACGTGCGCAACATCCACAACAAGGAGAAGCCCTTCAAGTGTCACCTGTGCAATCGCTGCTTTGGCCAGCAGACAAACCTGGACCGCCACCTCAAGAAGCATGAACACGAGAACATCCCAG tgaGTCAACATTCTGGGATCCTTTCGAATCTGGGAACAAATATCTCCTCTCCAAACTCGGAGACAGACAATCATGCACTTTTAGACGAGAAGGAGGACTCCTACTTCTCAGAAATCCGGAATTTCATTTCCAACAGCGAACTGAACCAGGCGTCCAGCTCCACAGATAAAAG GCCAGACCTCCAGGAAGAGGAGCGCCCACAGAGCCACGCCTTCCCCAACTCCAAGCtgagcgggcgggcggcggaggaggaggacgaggaggcggAGGGAgacgacgaggacgaggacgggAGCCTGACGGAGAAGTCGCAGGACGAGGCGGCGTCTCCGGCCGCCCTGCCGCAGGGAACCTtcgaggacgaggaggagccGGCGTCGCTGTCCATGAGCTACGAGCACACCCGCAG GTGTATTGAGGAGGAAGATGCAGGGCTCTTAGACCTGGACCCCCTCCCGAGCTTCAACAAGGGCCTGGACCTCCATAAGGCCACAGAGGAGCCCTTTGATGTTAAAGACATATTTAACACTTCCTTAGAGTCGGAGGCTCTCAAAGAGACGCTGTACAGGCAGGCTAAAACACAG GCTTATGCAATGATGTTGTCTCTGTCTGAAAACAATCCTTTGCACGCATCCTCCCAGAATTCTCTGGATGCTTGGCTGAACATGGGAGGGGGCACCTCGGAGACCAGCAGCTTTCACCCGCTCAATCACATCTAA